One window of the Alligator mississippiensis isolate rAllMis1 chromosome 5, rAllMis1, whole genome shotgun sequence genome contains the following:
- the TMEM275 gene encoding transmembrane protein 275 yields the protein MFGEKSSTSLPKKPSQKKTRPQGLPSPALCCACGLCIMLAGINITLVGAFAFGTFLPVNNPPIIIGPILLVVAFTFFGACCICSRRPPAHGARKSKPGSNMGLIKPGSTAFEIETSEHTVQDTTAVQLSPTSSPVSSKKSTPVHETSKTCKLFTMEGNGPAAKYTAGGDSIQLNLPRDLVTS from the coding sequence ATGTTTGGTGAAAAGAGCAGCACTTCTTTGCCCAAGAAACCCAGCCAGAAAAAAACCCGTCCTCaggggctcccttcccctgcgCTCTGCTGCGCCTGCGGACTTTGCATCATGCTGGCGGGAATCAACATCACCCTGGTGGGAGCGTTTGCTTTCGGGACCTTCCTGCCCGTGAACAACCCTCCCATCATCATTGGACCCATCTTGCTGGTGGTGGCCTTCACCTTCTTTGGGGCGTGCTGCATCTGTAGCCGGAGACCTCCCGCTCACGGAGCAAGGAAATCCAAGCCAGGCTCCAACATGGGGCTCATCAAACCCGGCAGCACGGCTTTTGAGATCGAAACGAGTGAGCACACCGTCCAAGACACCACTGCTGTCCAACTGAGCCCCACCAGCTCTCCAGTGTCCTCCAAAAAGTCCACGCCCGTCCATGAGACCTCTAAGACCTGCAAACTCTTCACAATGGAGGGCAACGGGCCGGCAGCAAAATACACAGCAGGGGGGGACTCCATACAGCTTAACTTGCCCAGAGACCTCGTCACATCCTAA